CAAGGTTATCAGTGGCCATGATTCAAGAGTCTAAGCCCCGGAGATGATGATTTGAAGAGAGATCATGGAAGATAATTTGTGGGGCAGAAATCAATAAACTGGGACAGCAGCTGAGTCCGAGGGTCAGTGTCTGGGAATAATTTAGGAAGGGAAGTTCAGTGCTGACAGCTGTGTCTGGAGTTGAATGTCACGGCCAAACCAGCTCCTGGGCTGCTTGTCTGCTTCAGGCTAATGAAGCTCTGGCTCAGGCAGGACTCAGAGACAGCTGCAGTGTGGCAGAAGTCATGGCCCCTGTGGCCCCAGGCTCAGCCTTGCTGTTTCCCAGCAGTGTGACCTTAGACTAGTCcttaggaaaggagaaaaggagactAGTATCTGCTGAGTGACGGCAATGTCCTTTAACGTATGTCATCCTCACTACAGTTTAATGAGGAGGGTAATGTCCTTATTTCACATGGGAGGAAACAGAATTCATGAAGGTAACTTAAGTCATtccacactatatatatatatatagtgggaAGATAGAAGCAGAACTCAAGACTTTATGAACTGAAGTTCTGAGCTCCTTCTCCAGAGTTTCAACTTCTTGCTCTGTAAAAACGGGATAATAAAGTACCCACCTCATGAATGCACACATTGTAGGTTCTAAAAACCCATCCCTTCTCACGACATCGGTCCTGAAGAGTTGTGGCCACCTTCTTCCTGGGAACTGCATAGTCTTATTTTTGCCCCTCCTCTCAACAGGGTTTGTGGGTCTAGGCTCTAGGACGTGCCTCAAAGGGAAGGTACTTAGACTTTGATTTCCCCTCTACCCTTAATCCCAGGCTTTCTTCCGACTCCGGAGGGCCAGTTCCCTCTCCTCCCCGTTTTGGCCAGCGGCTGACATCAATGGGtgttccctgggaaagggaactCTTGAGCCCAGCTCCTGGCGCCCCTTCCCCCACCGCCCAGGACAGCGCCAAACCCCTTAGATCCTGCGGCGTAGAGAGGCCCTCTGCGCTCCCAGACCCTCCCTCTTCTCCAGGTCCCCGAGAGCAGCTCCTATCCACCCCTTCCCCACTACCCCGCCGCGAAAGAGAAAGGGCGACTAGAAACCAGGGAGAGGATGCTTGGAGCCCCGGGCGAGTCCTGGGCGCCACGCGGCCGAGCCCAGGAAATGGAACCCCGTGCTGGGGTTACGAGGGGAGCTGTCCAGCCCCGCAGGGTGAGCTAGAAGGAAGGGTGCGCCAACGCCGACCAGGCGGAGGCAGCGGCGGGCGCCAGGGCCGGGTGGGGCAGCGACTCCCCCTCCAGCGCGCCAGCCCCGGGCGTCGCCCCCGCCCCCCACGTGGCCGCAGCCGTCCCAGCCCCTGCGAGGAAACGGCGCGGCTTCCTGCGGCTGGGGCTGGGGATATAGGCGCCCCCGCCCGGGCCGGCTCAGCGCCGCCGCTCCTCCCCGCCTGCTGGCCGCGCGATGGCCTCGCTCCGGGCAGAGCGCGCCGGCGGCAGCCCGTGGCTCCCTGCAATCCGCGCGGGGCGACCAGCGgcgctccgcctcctcctcctgctgggcGGTGAGCGCAGCGCCGGGTCCCGGGCGGGAGTCGCGGGAGGCTCTGGAGGCTAGAGGGGCTGGACGGCGAGGCCCGAATGGGCCCCCGGGTGCGGGGGCGGACAGTGCTCTCCTCCGGACAGTCCCTGGCCCCATCTCAGTGAGGTCACAGCTCGGGCTGCTTCCCACTTGGGGAAAACTGGGGTGCTGGGGCCCCGCGGAGTGGTCTGGAGGGGTCTGGGGCCAGCGAGGAGGCACGGGATTTGAGGGTCCGGATGTGAGTGGGACGTTGCTTGAATTTAGCAGAATCTGTTCTGTTTCCATGAATACATCAATCTTCCCCAAGGATATATCTATCTTCTGGGCACTGGGGCACTCTGTGGGGCCTGGattattcctcttcctcttctaaaAGTAGCCCTGATTTCCACGGGCCTCAGCTTCCACCCACACAACCCCTCCAGACTTCACTGCCCGGACCCCTGCCATCCCATCTGCCTCTCCCATTTCTGCCCGCAGCTGTTCTGAAGTCCCAGGAGTCCCTGGCTCAGCTTCTTCCCACCCCAGGTAGCATGGAGTCCGAAGGTGAGTACCCTGAGGCTGTGGAAGGGTACTAGGGCAAGGAGGAGAGCCAGGGCTGTAGAGAAGGGTCCGTTTCTCACTACTGACATCCTGCTGATCTCCTCTGTTCTCCTTTGGGACTTCTTGTGGTCTGTCTTCCTCTCATCCCACAAAGCCCCCACCCAGCGCTGTTTGAGCTGGACCACCCCACAGGTGGTTTACAAGATCCCAGAAAAAGTGTATGTGGAAGCTCATGTCAGGCTGGGAAGTGTTGTGCACGTGGAAGGCATTAACATTTTTCTGATCTAGAACTCTCATCAGTTAGGAGTATCTTCATTGGGAAACTTTCTGAGGCTCTCCTGGCAGCTACCATGTTTGAAGACAGGAACAGTGTTCCTACCGGGGCCAAAGGGCTTGGAGAGGGGTCGGGTGTGGTCAATGCGCAGCGTCTGTGCCCACAGGGAAAACGGTGGAGAAGAACTATGAGGCAAATGTCAATTTTTGCTGGGAAGAATATAAGATTAAAATGGACTCTATCAAAAAGGATTGGTGCGACTGGGCCATGATTAGCAGGTAGGGGCCGTGCTGGAGGGTGGTGGGGCCAGAGGTGGGGCCTGCTCCTTGTGGGTGGACCTTGAGTGAGTGTGGGGCACTCTCTCTCTGGGCCCAACCCCTTCCTCACTCTAgtcctctcctgcccccaggccTTATAGCAACCTTCAGAATTGCTTGGAGCAGAAGGCAGAAATGTTTCATCTGGGATTCCCCAATCCCTGGGCAGAACGGATCATCTTTGAGACTCACCAGATCCACTTTGCCAACTGCTCCCTGGTGCAACCCACCTTCTCAGACCCCCCAGAGGATGTGCTCTTGGCCATGATCATAGCCCCCATCTGCCTTATCCCCTTCCTTGTCACCCTTGTGGTGTGGAGGAGTAAAGACAATGAAGCCCAGGCCTAGGGTGGCATGAGCTTCTCTTGGCAGTCTTTTACTCCTTTCCTCCTCCACCACCAggtctctctcctccccttcctgTCTCCTCTTCTCACTTGCCTACCACAGATCCCTGGACTGATGGAAAGGGAAGCCTGGTGGGGCCATGGCACAAGTCTGGAATattccaaataaaattatttttggtaCCATCTCCCCCGTCACAATGGGGCCTGTGTCCTTCCCAGAGTCTCTGCCATTCCCACAGACCCTCAGCTCTGGACAGCAGAGCTGAAAGAATCTGGATAGCCTCACTGTTTTGTTCACTTAGGTAAGTGAACCCCACTAACCCCCCACCTCAAACCTGAAGGCCACACCCCTACACTCCTTCCTCCCAAGGCAGGGCCTTTCCGGCCCCTATCCAAACCCAGCTAACTCTAGGAAACAAGCAGGAAGAGACTCCCTTCCGGTCTGGACAACAGCTGGGGAGGTGAGGGGGGAGGGGTAAGGGAGAAATCTCTGCTGTGACTCCCACAAGAAGGAAGAGGGACCGCCCAGGAGCCCTGAATTTTCCCCTTTTCATGCCTCAGTTTACTCCTAGGGCCTGACAATAGGAACCATGATCTGACCAACAGGAGTCCATCCCTAAGAACTTCAGAACTGAGGGCAAAGGCTGCAAGGACTTCTTCTACTAGGTTCACCACAGGACTCCCCCTTCCATGTCCCTGGCCCGTGTCCTACATTGTCCTGGACCCTGGGGGTGTGGCTTACAGTCTGACAGCACACTGCCCTCTGGTGTCCACTAAAGCCAACAACCAGAAGATGTACATAATCTGGAAAAAGCTCAAAGCTGAGGAGACTGGACCTGGGATCAAATAACTGTCATTTCCATAGCAAGCACTAGTTCTTAGCTGGACCCTTCTGTTAGCTTTCTGAGTCGTACCGATACTCCCTTAAGACACCTTGCCACTTTCTAGGGACACACTGAGCCTCTGCAACTCACCATTATTGTATATGGACACTCCTATGTGTTCCCTGGACAGTGAGGCCCAGTTCTTACCAGGAGAACTTCATCTCCAGTTCTCCCTGGGACAATCCTGCCAGGTCCTCATACAGAGAAGAACTATGTACTAAAATACTAGAGAAGAACTTTGTTCTACataaagaaacctgtttattccCTGTGGCACCTGAAGCTTGTTCAGAGGTTTTCCTTCCATCCTTGTTGAAATATCTTCCTCCCTGCATAAATGCATATCCATTTCCTGGGATGTATCTATCTATTCCGTAGATGTATACCTGTTTGCTTCCTGGAACATGTTTATTCATTGTCTGAGACAAACTATTCCTGTCTCTCAGGACACACATCTATCTCTCTAAGTACATACCTGTAGGATATTTTGATTTTTCACCtgagataaatattttttctgtttccatgAATACATCTATCTTCCCCAAGAATATATCTATCTTATTCTTGGCCCATATTTGCCTTCATGCATTTTACTAATATACAGCAACATCATGCTGGTATAAGACACTGTATATGGTATATTGTGTTGGAAAGATAAATAAAGCTTGGTTTCTGCTCTCAATTGCTTCCATCTATTAGGGGAGCTGATgtacacaaataaaaacaatgcagTGTGGTGAGAATTATGAAGGGGTACAAAACAAATGTTATCTGAGTGAAAGGAAGAAGGGGTCACATCTATCTGAGGTGTGATCACAGGAAATGAGGTCAGAGGATGGTGATT
The sequence above is a segment of the Manis pentadactyla isolate mManPen7 chromosome 4, mManPen7.hap1, whole genome shotgun sequence genome. Coding sequences within it:
- the RAMP2 gene encoding receptor activity-modifying protein 2 isoform X1, with the translated sequence MGVPWERELLSPAPGAPSPTAQDSAKPLRSCGVERPSALPDPPSSPGPREQLLSTPSPLPRRERERATRNQGEDAWSPGRVLGATRPSPGNGTPCWGYEGSCPAPQAVLKSQESLAQLLPTPGSMESEGKTVEKNYEANVNFCWEEYKIKMDSIKKDWCDWAMISRPYSNLQNCLEQKAEMFHLGFPNPWAERIIFETHQIHFANCSLVQPTFSDPPEDVLLAMIIAPICLIPFLVTLVVWRSKDNEAQA
- the RAMP2 gene encoding receptor activity-modifying protein 2 isoform X2; the protein is MASLRAERAGGSPWLPAIRAGRPAALRLLLLLGAVLKSQESLAQLLPTPGSMESEGKTVEKNYEANVNFCWEEYKIKMDSIKKDWCDWAMISRPYSNLQNCLEQKAEMFHLGFPNPWAERIIFETHQIHFANCSLVQPTFSDPPEDVLLAMIIAPICLIPFLVTLVVWRSKDNEAQA